In Vicinamibacterales bacterium, the following are encoded in one genomic region:
- a CDS encoding 6-phosphofructokinase — protein sequence MDIRRVGVLTSGGDASGMNAAVRAVVRTALDRGVEIYGIYEGFSGLIEGGDRIRPMGWNSVGGIIHRGGTIIGTARSDPFATREGQLAAAQNLLAAGIDNLIVIGGDGSLTGADEFRREWTSLQEELIAKGRVDPEVVRRHPRLTVIGMVGSIDNDAFGTDMTIGADTALHRITEAIDAISSTASSHRRTFVVEVMGRHCGYLALMGGIATGADWVFIPEQPPESDDWEAEMVAALKAGREAGRRDAMVIVAEGATDRKGQPITSERLRHVLEVELAESVRVTVLGHVQRGGAPSAFDRNLGTIMGHAAVETLVAGEADEASQVIGTRGNRVVRTPITECVSKSREINRLLEAREYARALELRGHSFNMSVRTLQTLLRALPHPPKPGQRRLRLAILNVGAPAPGMNTAVRAAVRIAIDQGHIVFGVRRGFQGLIDDDMQEMAWMSVNGWAPQGGSELGTNRVVPNGRDFYAIARTIEKREIEGLMIVGGWEGYQGAYRLFEERPNFPAFELPVICLPATIDNNLPGTELSIGADTALNSIVTVVDKIKQSAVAERRCYIVEVMGRRCGYLALMSGLATGAERVYLHEEGVTLKSMKEDLDILVQGFREGKRLGLIIRNEDANPTYDTIFMSALFEEESGGAFAVRESILGHLQQGGDPSPFDRIQATKLARRSVGFLIEQAEEEHPSSAFIGTVGGKVQFHPLEDLPRMMDEPNRRPKTQWWLGLRAINDALARSGPATPAAGPEGLDDGLSDSEAEE from the coding sequence GTGGACATCAGACGTGTCGGTGTCTTGACGAGCGGCGGAGACGCCTCGGGCATGAATGCGGCCGTGCGGGCCGTTGTCCGGACCGCGCTGGATCGAGGCGTCGAGATCTACGGGATCTACGAGGGCTTCTCGGGCCTGATCGAGGGCGGCGATCGCATCCGTCCAATGGGATGGAACTCCGTCGGGGGCATCATTCACCGCGGCGGGACGATCATCGGCACCGCCCGGTCGGATCCGTTTGCGACGCGCGAAGGACAGTTGGCCGCGGCGCAGAATCTGCTGGCGGCGGGCATCGACAACCTCATCGTGATCGGCGGCGACGGCAGCCTGACCGGCGCCGATGAGTTCAGGCGCGAGTGGACCAGCCTGCAGGAGGAACTGATCGCCAAGGGCCGCGTCGACCCCGAAGTGGTGAGGCGTCACCCGCGCCTCACCGTGATCGGAATGGTCGGCTCGATCGACAACGACGCCTTCGGCACGGACATGACCATCGGTGCCGACACGGCACTCCATCGAATCACCGAGGCCATCGACGCGATCAGCAGCACCGCGTCCAGCCACCGGCGGACGTTCGTCGTCGAGGTGATGGGGCGGCACTGTGGGTACCTGGCGCTGATGGGCGGCATCGCCACCGGGGCGGACTGGGTGTTCATCCCCGAGCAGCCGCCCGAGTCGGACGACTGGGAGGCGGAGATGGTCGCCGCGCTCAAGGCTGGCCGCGAGGCCGGTCGGCGCGACGCGATGGTCATCGTCGCCGAAGGCGCCACCGACCGGAAGGGACAGCCGATCACCAGCGAGCGACTGCGACACGTGCTCGAAGTTGAACTCGCCGAATCGGTCCGTGTGACCGTCCTCGGACACGTGCAGCGCGGCGGCGCCCCGAGCGCGTTCGATCGCAATCTCGGCACCATCATGGGCCACGCCGCGGTGGAGACGTTGGTCGCGGGCGAGGCCGACGAGGCATCGCAGGTCATCGGCACGCGCGGCAACCGGGTGGTCCGGACTCCAATCACCGAGTGCGTCTCGAAATCGCGGGAGATCAACAGGCTGCTCGAGGCGCGAGAGTATGCGCGCGCGCTCGAATTGCGCGGACACAGCTTCAACATGTCGGTCCGCACGCTCCAGACGCTGCTGCGAGCGCTCCCCCACCCTCCGAAACCTGGACAGCGCCGGCTCCGGCTCGCCATCCTGAATGTCGGCGCCCCGGCTCCCGGCATGAACACCGCGGTGCGGGCCGCGGTTCGCATCGCGATCGACCAGGGCCACATCGTGTTCGGGGTTCGGCGCGGCTTCCAGGGCCTCATCGACGACGACATGCAGGAGATGGCGTGGATGAGCGTGAACGGATGGGCGCCCCAGGGCGGATCCGAACTGGGCACCAATCGCGTCGTCCCCAACGGCCGCGATTTCTACGCCATCGCCAGGACGATCGAGAAGCGCGAGATCGAAGGGCTGATGATCGTGGGCGGGTGGGAGGGCTACCAGGGCGCGTACCGCCTCTTCGAGGAGCGCCCGAATTTCCCGGCATTCGAGCTGCCGGTCATCTGCCTGCCGGCGACGATCGACAACAACCTGCCCGGCACCGAACTGAGCATCGGCGCCGACACGGCGCTCAACAGCATCGTGACGGTCGTGGACAAGATCAAGCAGTCGGCCGTCGCCGAGCGGCGGTGCTACATCGTGGAGGTGATGGGCCGGCGGTGCGGCTACCTCGCCCTGATGAGCGGGCTGGCCACCGGGGCGGAGCGCGTCTACCTGCACGAGGAGGGCGTCACGCTGAAGTCGATGAAGGAAGACCTGGACATACTGGTTCAGGGCTTCCGCGAAGGCAAGCGGCTCGGCCTCATCATCCGCAACGAGGACGCCAACCCGACCTACGACACGATCTTCATGTCCGCCCTGTTCGAGGAGGAGAGCGGCGGCGCGTTCGCCGTCCGCGAGAGCATCCTCGGCCACCTGCAGCAGGGTGGCGACCCCTCACCGTTCGACCGGATCCAGGCGACCAAGCTCGCGCGCCGTTCCGTCGGTTTCCTGATCGAACAGGCCGAGGAGGAACATCCGTCCAGCGCGTTCATCGGCACGGTCGGGGGGAAGGTCCAGTTCCATCCGCTCGAGGATTTGCCACGGATGATGGACGAACCGAACCGACGTCCGAAGACCCAGTGGTGGCTGGGTCTTCGGGCGATCAACGACGCGCTGGCCCGGTCGGGGCCGGCCACGCCAGCGGCCGGGCCCGAGGGCCTGGACGACGGTCTCAGCGACTCCGAGGCCGAGGAGTAG
- a CDS encoding sugar phosphate isomerase/epimerase — protein sequence MNEHSRRDFVRLAAVTAALGAVPAGGERALAATASSAASRVPFDLGIASYTFRSFPLDQAIAMTARLRVRKITLKDMHLPMAVTAQEMAVVREKMKAAGVELSSCGVVYMKTEEEVRKAFAYAKQAGITMMVGVPDAPLMGLAEQQVKDTGIAMAIHNHGPNDQRFPSPQDAYRAVEKRDRRMGLCIDVGHTQRLGLDPSVEIERYFDRLLDVHIKDVSSADAKGTTVEIGSGVIDIPKLLKTLVRLGYSKTIHFEHEKDAKDPFPGVAESVGYVRGVLAAL from the coding sequence ATGAACGAACATTCCCGACGCGACTTTGTCAGGCTCGCTGCCGTCACGGCGGCTCTCGGCGCTGTGCCGGCCGGCGGCGAACGTGCGCTCGCTGCCACCGCGAGCAGCGCGGCGTCCCGCGTGCCGTTCGATCTCGGCATCGCTTCCTACACCTTCCGCTCGTTCCCGCTGGATCAGGCGATCGCCATGACTGCGCGGCTGCGCGTGCGGAAGATCACCTTGAAGGACATGCACCTGCCGATGGCCGTCACCGCCCAGGAGATGGCGGTTGTGCGCGAGAAGATGAAGGCCGCCGGCGTCGAACTGTCCTCGTGCGGCGTCGTCTACATGAAGACCGAGGAGGAGGTTCGCAAGGCGTTCGCGTACGCCAAGCAGGCGGGCATCACGATGATGGTCGGCGTGCCGGATGCGCCGTTGATGGGCCTGGCCGAGCAGCAGGTGAAGGACACCGGGATCGCCATGGCGATTCACAACCACGGTCCCAACGACCAGCGGTTCCCGAGCCCGCAGGACGCCTATCGCGCGGTCGAGAAGCGGGATCGGCGCATGGGGCTCTGCATCGACGTGGGCCACACGCAGCGACTCGGCCTCGATCCGTCGGTCGAGATCGAGCGCTACTTCGATCGCCTGCTCGACGTGCACATCAAGGACGTGAGTTCCGCCGACGCGAAGGGCACGACCGTCGAGATCGGGAGCGGCGTCATCGACATCCCGAAGCTGCTGAAGACCCTCGTCCGGCTCGGGTACTCGAAGACCATCCACTTCGAGCACGAGAAGGACGCGAAAGACCCGTTCCCGGGTGTGGCCGAGTCGGTCGGATACGTGCGCGGCGTGCTGGCGGCGCTGTGA
- a CDS encoding ATP-binding protein — MAEILTIHRRLFAAAVRTLVVGAVFCCAAADVLAQGPPHWRVFSSLDGLQESWVADVSRGPSGRVYITHGDVATMSVYDGFRFTRLPSPGPNLTVREAPGGRLWALLQAGGENLGFRGLQSLDGGRWTSWPISDVQPFAQMRRDFLPWATDRVLIVTPERLVEFDAATARTRDLATATGLSLGPFLACEAARSGGAWVAAARGIVRLSPTGAVGGTWPFPPAIGTARGVSVTEASDGALILTLGGRLPAAGFPQRVVRMKDSTFTMLAESTAADGASLAAWPGIDGRWWLATIRGATFELTVHAGQRSRTLPRTGMLSGQWSAVTPDEAGGMWIATALGLVRHMPAAWREPVGIPDPSRATGAILQARDGSLFVLQQDTLLHSADGVTWRSDPLPAGTDARLYLHSALAELPDGRIAIGQSPGLRTFDPSSGRFGLAPPPPGASAVVVVGAAPTGRPWLVANPNGDPSWMEPYGTPRSGSRIDGGSHWHDRAPREIVETASGDLFVVPDGTGVGRVRNGVLEHLDATRGYPGDGPFCGAEVAPGRLWFGDRDSVIEFDGSRWRTVRTGLQSVRTIRVGRDRTVWVASGTGLHRYRYGSWLTMAAADGLPDGALVSVFEDRTGRLWVTTTAGIARYHPEADTDAPETWIDPAVNLREVSPLGSAHLVFHGADRWAFSPSGRLLYAWRVDAGPWSSFSELTSANVGGLAAGWHRFEARAMDRNGNVDATPALFKFDVLRPWYLASGFLLFGIPALLLAGGGMGLLVTRYLRLERLVDERTRALQEANLQLRREAEDRRRAEAQFHQAQKLEAVGRLAGGVAHDFNNLLTVISGYADLLRADLAATDPRTMPVDEIARAATRAAGLTRQLLAFGRHQVTHPESLDLNAVVHDIFRMLGRLIGEDVSLVFEPTPDLWPVHADRGQLEQVLVNLAVNARDAMPDGGRLVIALENTTADEEFCRQHHGARPGPHVLLSVSDSGIGMDADTVNRVFEPFFSTKEPAKGTGLGLSVVYGIVSGAGGSIVVRSEPGHGTTFEVYLPRGESGDVVAAGGEKPTPTAAHRGTETVLVVEDDPAVRSLTVASLRRYGYRVLEAASAEEAEACADASGGQVSLVLTDIVMPGRSGPDVAKRMRARWPALRVVFMSGYAGREVLGEGLRDGEVAFIQKPFTPESLARKVRETLDR, encoded by the coding sequence ATGGCGGAAATTCTGACGATCCATCGTCGGCTGTTTGCCGCTGCCGTCCGCACCCTGGTCGTTGGCGCGGTGTTCTGTTGCGCCGCCGCCGACGTTCTCGCGCAGGGACCGCCCCACTGGCGTGTCTTCTCCTCCCTCGATGGCCTGCAGGAGTCATGGGTTGCCGACGTCAGCCGCGGACCGTCCGGGCGTGTCTACATCACGCACGGCGATGTGGCCACGATGTCCGTCTATGACGGCTTCCGTTTCACGCGGTTGCCCAGTCCCGGTCCCAACCTGACCGTGCGCGAGGCGCCGGGCGGCCGCCTGTGGGCCCTGTTGCAGGCGGGCGGCGAGAACCTGGGCTTTCGCGGCCTCCAGAGTTTGGATGGCGGCCGATGGACGTCGTGGCCCATCTCCGACGTTCAGCCGTTCGCGCAGATGCGCCGGGACTTCCTGCCGTGGGCCACCGACCGCGTGCTGATCGTGACGCCCGAGCGGCTGGTCGAGTTCGATGCGGCCACCGCGCGGACGCGTGACCTCGCGACGGCGACGGGGCTGAGCCTCGGGCCATTCCTCGCGTGTGAGGCCGCGAGATCGGGCGGCGCGTGGGTCGCGGCGGCGCGCGGCATCGTGCGCCTGTCGCCGACAGGCGCCGTCGGAGGAACCTGGCCCTTCCCGCCGGCCATCGGCACCGCGCGCGGCGTCTCGGTTACCGAGGCCTCCGATGGGGCGCTGATCCTGACGCTCGGCGGCAGGCTGCCCGCCGCCGGGTTCCCGCAGCGTGTGGTCCGCATGAAGGACTCGACCTTCACAATGCTCGCCGAGAGCACGGCGGCCGACGGCGCGTCGCTGGCCGCCTGGCCGGGGATCGACGGCCGATGGTGGCTGGCGACCATTCGCGGCGCAACCTTCGAGCTGACCGTGCACGCGGGGCAGCGGTCGCGGACCCTTCCTCGAACAGGCATGTTGTCCGGCCAGTGGTCGGCGGTGACGCCGGACGAGGCGGGTGGCATGTGGATCGCGACCGCCCTGGGCCTCGTGCGTCACATGCCGGCGGCGTGGCGGGAGCCGGTCGGCATCCCCGACCCCTCGCGCGCGACGGGCGCGATCCTGCAGGCTCGCGACGGGTCGCTCTTCGTGCTCCAGCAGGACACGCTTCTGCACAGCGCCGATGGAGTCACGTGGCGATCCGACCCGTTGCCCGCAGGCACCGACGCACGGCTGTACCTTCACAGCGCTCTCGCGGAGCTTCCCGATGGCCGCATCGCCATCGGGCAATCCCCCGGCCTTCGTACGTTCGATCCGTCGAGCGGACGTTTCGGCCTCGCCCCGCCGCCTCCCGGCGCGAGTGCGGTGGTGGTGGTCGGCGCGGCGCCGACCGGCCGTCCGTGGCTGGTCGCCAATCCGAACGGCGACCCGTCCTGGATGGAGCCGTACGGCACCCCGCGATCGGGATCGCGAATCGACGGCGGTTCACACTGGCACGACAGGGCGCCTCGCGAGATCGTGGAAACCGCGAGCGGCGACCTGTTCGTCGTGCCAGACGGCACGGGTGTCGGGCGCGTCCGGAACGGCGTGCTCGAACACCTCGACGCCACCCGGGGATATCCCGGCGACGGCCCGTTCTGTGGTGCCGAGGTCGCTCCGGGCCGCCTGTGGTTTGGCGATCGCGACTCGGTGATCGAATTCGACGGCTCGCGATGGCGGACCGTGCGCACGGGCCTCCAGAGCGTGCGCACGATCCGCGTCGGCCGGGATCGCACCGTGTGGGTGGCGTCCGGCACCGGGCTTCACCGCTATCGGTATGGTTCGTGGCTCACGATGGCCGCGGCCGACGGCCTGCCGGACGGCGCCCTCGTCAGCGTGTTCGAGGATCGTACCGGCCGGCTCTGGGTCACCACGACTGCGGGCATCGCCCGCTACCACCCCGAGGCGGACACGGACGCGCCGGAGACGTGGATCGATCCCGCCGTGAACCTGCGCGAGGTGTCGCCGCTCGGGAGCGCGCACCTGGTGTTCCACGGTGCCGACCGGTGGGCGTTCTCCCCGTCTGGCCGCCTGCTCTACGCGTGGCGCGTCGACGCCGGACCGTGGTCCAGTTTCTCCGAGCTGACGTCGGCCAACGTCGGCGGACTCGCGGCCGGCTGGCACCGGTTCGAGGCACGGGCGATGGACCGGAACGGCAATGTCGACGCCACGCCCGCGCTGTTCAAGTTCGATGTGCTCCGGCCGTGGTACCTGGCTTCGGGATTCCTGCTGTTCGGCATACCGGCGCTGCTGCTCGCTGGCGGCGGCATGGGGCTGCTCGTGACGCGCTATCTTCGGCTCGAACGGCTGGTGGACGAGCGGACGCGCGCGCTGCAGGAGGCGAACCTGCAGCTTCGGCGCGAGGCCGAGGACCGTCGGCGAGCCGAGGCCCAATTCCACCAGGCGCAGAAACTGGAGGCCGTGGGGCGGCTGGCCGGCGGCGTCGCCCACGACTTCAACAACCTGCTGACGGTCATCAGCGGTTACGCCGATCTGCTGCGGGCCGACCTCGCCGCCACCGATCCTCGCACGATGCCGGTTGACGAGATCGCCAGGGCCGCCACGCGTGCGGCGGGACTGACGCGTCAGTTGCTGGCGTTCGGGCGTCACCAGGTCACGCACCCGGAGTCGCTGGACCTCAACGCCGTCGTGCACGACATCTTTCGGATGCTCGGCCGCCTCATCGGAGAGGACGTGTCGCTCGTCTTCGAACCCACTCCGGACCTTTGGCCGGTGCACGCCGACCGCGGCCAGCTCGAGCAGGTCCTCGTCAACCTGGCCGTGAACGCGCGCGACGCCATGCCCGACGGCGGCCGCCTGGTGATCGCATTGGAGAACACGACGGCCGACGAGGAGTTCTGCCGCCAGCATCACGGCGCCCGTCCTGGGCCGCACGTTCTTCTCAGCGTCTCGGACTCGGGCATCGGGATGGACGCGGACACGGTGAACCGTGTCTTCGAACCCTTCTTCAGCACGAAGGAGCCGGCCAAGGGGACGGGGCTCGGCCTTTCGGTGGTGTACGGCATCGTGTCCGGGGCCGGCGGGTCGATCGTGGTGAGGAGTGAACCCGGGCACGGCACGACATTCGAGGTCTATTTGCCGCGCGGTGAGTCGGGCGACGTGGTCGCGGCCGGGGGAGAGAAGCCGACGCCAACGGCGGCGCACCGCGGGACCGAAACCGTGCTCGTCGTGGAGGACGATCCGGCGGTGCGGTCGCTGACGGTGGCGAGCCTGCGGCGGTACGGCTATCGCGTGCTCGAAGCCGCAAGCGCCGAAGAGGCCGAGGCGTGCGCCGACGCGTCGGGCGGGCAGGTCTCGCTCGTCCTGACCGACATCGTGATGCCCGGCCGCAGTGGGCCGGACGTGGCCAAGCGGATGCGCGCCCGGTGGCCCGCCTTGCGCGTGGTGTTCATGTCCGGCTATGCCGGCCGCGAGGTCCTCGGGGAGGGTCTGCGCGACGGCGAGGTGGCGTTCATCCAGAAACCGTTCACGCCCGAGTCGCTCGCGCGCAAGGTGCGCGAGACGCTCGACCGCTGA
- a CDS encoding nuclear transport factor 2 family protein: MKKSSAGARWPIVALIAVVAAAAVYFFWPGEERRVRAQLGSLADSLGIPAHEADLARLARASRARHYFSEDVAVDFEGGFPPSVRGRESIAGLVARPWAEPSGVRIELEDVRISLDESRTTADARFKARVVSLDPAKDPPTIDGRTVSLTLRRVEGTWLVSSARIMQSDDALR, encoded by the coding sequence GTGAAGAAGTCGAGCGCCGGCGCGCGCTGGCCGATTGTCGCCTTGATCGCGGTGGTGGCAGCAGCGGCCGTGTACTTCTTCTGGCCGGGCGAGGAGCGCCGCGTGCGGGCGCAACTCGGGTCGCTGGCCGATTCGCTCGGCATCCCGGCGCACGAGGCCGATCTCGCCCGGCTGGCCCGCGCGTCGCGCGCCCGCCACTACTTCAGCGAGGATGTCGCGGTGGACTTCGAGGGCGGGTTCCCACCGTCGGTCCGCGGCCGGGAATCCATCGCCGGGCTCGTGGCACGGCCCTGGGCCGAGCCGTCTGGCGTCAGGATCGAGCTGGAGGACGTGCGGATTTCTCTGGACGAGTCACGAACCACGGCCGACGCTCGATTCAAGGCACGAGTCGTGTCGCTCGATCCCGCGAAAGACCCACCGACGATCGACGGGCGCACGGTGTCGCTCACGCTGCGGCGCGTCGAGGGCACGTGGCTCGTGTCGAGCGCTCGGATCATGCAGAGCGACGACGCGTTGCGATAG
- the aroH gene encoding chorismate mutase yields MSVRAIRGAIDVEANTAAAIATATRRLLVTMCEVNGIDQADIISAFFTVTVDLNAAFPAAAARALGWVDVPLLDAQEIEVPGAMPRVIRVLLHVVTGRPRMEIQHVYLDRAIALRPDLRPSTTDRT; encoded by the coding sequence GTGTCCGTTCGTGCAATTCGGGGTGCCATCGACGTCGAAGCCAATACCGCGGCGGCCATCGCCACCGCCACGCGGCGACTGCTCGTCACGATGTGCGAGGTCAATGGCATCGATCAGGCGGATATCATCTCGGCGTTCTTCACGGTGACCGTGGATCTCAATGCGGCGTTCCCCGCGGCGGCCGCGCGTGCGCTCGGCTGGGTGGATGTGCCGCTGCTCGACGCCCAGGAAATAGAGGTTCCGGGCGCGATGCCGCGGGTGATCCGCGTGCTGCTGCACGTGGTCACCGGGCGGCCCAGGATGGAAATCCAGCACGTGTACCTGGACCGGGCGATCGCGCTCCGTCCGGATCTCCGGCCATCGACCACGGACAGAACCTAG
- a CDS encoding Tex family protein, with translation MVTESYVGKIAQELKATPRQVAATVALLAEGATVPFIARYRKEATDSLDEVAITHIRDRLAQLAELDDRRAAILKSLEERELLTDELSQAVAAAATMTALEDVYAPYRPKRRTRATIAREAGLEPLADLIVGDQAGVRPDVQAAAFVNAEKGVADIEAALAGARDILAERFSDDATARATLRQLFWDRAGVRSAVVPGKEAEGAKFKDYFDWTEPIASIPSHRLLAIRRGEAEGVLRVRMAPADEDAIAVLERLFVVAPNTSGGEQVRLAAHDSYKRLLGSAIEGEIRFESKKKADEEAIRVFADNLRQLMLAPPLGQRNVLAIDPGFRTGCKIVCLDRQAKLLHNDVIYPTAASPAQVHQAGETVMALVTRFGIEAIAIGNGTAGRETEQFVRSLPLPSGLVVAQVNESGASIYSASEVAREEFPAHDVTVRGAVSIGRRLMDPLSELVKIDPKSIGVGQYQHDVDQPALKRSLDDVVVSCVNGVGVELNTASKQILSYVSGLGPSLAAKIVAYRDENGPYRSRQDLLRVPRLGPKAFEQCAGFLRIREGAHPLDASAVHPESYAVVDRMAHDLGCKVGDLIRDATLRGRIVPDKYTTDTVGLPTLRDILAELAKPGRDPRREFEAFSFKEGVEKLEDLEPGMKLPGIVTNVTAFGAFVDIGVHQDGLVHVSQLADRFVKDPAEVVKVQQKVTVTVVEVDVARKRIALSMRQNPQTGEPRDQRTGPAAPRRQSGPPVSAPPPSRPRPSSGGAFGNALADAFRRKS, from the coding sequence ATGGTGACCGAATCATACGTCGGGAAGATTGCGCAGGAACTGAAAGCCACGCCGCGACAGGTGGCGGCCACCGTCGCCCTGCTCGCCGAGGGCGCGACCGTTCCGTTCATCGCCCGGTACCGCAAGGAAGCCACTGACAGCCTCGATGAAGTGGCCATCACGCACATTCGCGACCGGCTGGCGCAGCTGGCGGAACTGGACGATCGGCGCGCGGCGATTCTCAAATCGCTCGAGGAGCGCGAACTCCTCACCGACGAGCTGTCGCAGGCCGTGGCGGCGGCCGCGACCATGACCGCCCTCGAGGATGTCTACGCGCCCTATCGACCCAAGCGGCGCACGCGCGCGACCATCGCTCGCGAGGCCGGTCTCGAGCCGTTGGCGGATCTCATCGTCGGCGACCAGGCGGGCGTCAGACCGGACGTTCAGGCGGCGGCGTTCGTGAACGCCGAGAAGGGCGTGGCCGACATCGAGGCCGCGCTCGCCGGGGCGCGCGACATCCTGGCAGAACGTTTCAGCGACGATGCGACGGCACGGGCGACGCTACGGCAGCTGTTCTGGGACCGTGCGGGCGTGCGATCGGCCGTGGTTCCGGGCAAGGAAGCCGAGGGCGCGAAGTTCAAGGACTACTTCGACTGGACCGAGCCCATCGCCTCGATTCCCAGCCATCGCCTGCTGGCCATCCGCCGCGGCGAGGCGGAGGGCGTGCTGCGCGTGCGGATGGCGCCCGCGGATGAAGACGCCATCGCTGTCCTCGAACGGCTGTTCGTCGTGGCGCCGAACACGTCCGGCGGAGAGCAGGTGCGCCTGGCCGCGCACGACAGCTACAAGCGCCTGCTCGGGTCGGCCATCGAGGGCGAGATTCGGTTCGAGTCGAAGAAGAAGGCCGACGAGGAGGCGATCCGCGTCTTCGCCGACAACCTGCGTCAGCTCATGCTCGCGCCGCCGCTCGGTCAGAGGAATGTGCTCGCGATCGACCCTGGCTTCCGCACCGGGTGCAAGATCGTCTGCCTCGATCGGCAGGCGAAGCTCCTGCACAACGACGTCATCTACCCGACCGCAGCCTCACCGGCGCAGGTGCACCAGGCCGGCGAGACGGTCATGGCCCTCGTCACGCGCTTCGGGATCGAGGCGATCGCCATCGGCAACGGGACGGCCGGCCGCGAGACGGAGCAGTTCGTCCGGAGCCTCCCGCTTCCGAGCGGCCTCGTCGTCGCGCAGGTGAACGAGAGCGGCGCGTCGATCTACTCGGCCAGCGAGGTGGCCCGCGAGGAGTTCCCGGCGCACGACGTCACCGTGCGCGGTGCGGTGAGCATCGGCCGGAGGCTGATGGACCCGCTGTCCGAGCTGGTGAAGATCGATCCGAAGTCGATTGGCGTCGGCCAGTACCAGCACGATGTCGATCAGCCCGCGCTCAAGCGCAGCCTGGACGACGTGGTCGTATCGTGCGTGAACGGCGTGGGCGTGGAACTCAACACCGCGAGCAAGCAGATTCTCTCGTACGTGTCCGGCCTCGGGCCGTCGCTCGCGGCCAAGATCGTCGCGTATCGCGATGAGAACGGTCCGTACCGGTCGAGACAGGATCTGCTGCGCGTGCCGAGGCTCGGGCCGAAGGCGTTCGAACAGTGCGCCGGGTTCCTGCGGATTCGCGAGGGGGCTCATCCGCTCGACGCGAGCGCCGTGCATCCCGAGAGCTACGCCGTCGTGGACCGCATGGCGCACGACCTGGGCTGCAAGGTGGGTGATCTGATCCGCGATGCGACGCTACGCGGGCGGATCGTGCCGGACAAGTACACGACGGACACCGTCGGCCTGCCGACGCTACGGGATATTCTCGCGGAACTGGCGAAGCCCGGACGCGACCCGCGGCGCGAGTTCGAGGCATTCAGCTTCAAGGAAGGCGTCGAGAAGCTCGAGGACCTGGAACCCGGCATGAAACTCCCTGGCATCGTCACCAACGTGACCGCGTTCGGTGCGTTCGTGGACATCGGCGTGCACCAGGACGGCCTGGTACACGTGAGTCAGCTGGCGGACCGGTTCGTGAAGGACCCGGCCGAGGTCGTCAAGGTGCAGCAGAAGGTGACGGTGACCGTCGTCGAGGTGGACGTGGCGCGCAAGCGCATCGCGCTCTCGATGCGCCAGAACCCGCAGACCGGCGAACCTCGGGACCAGAGGACCGGACCCGCGGCGCCGCGGCGGCAGAGCGGGCCGCCGGTTTCCGCCCCGCCTCCCTCCCGCCCGCGGCCATCGAGCGGCGGCGCGTTCGGCAACGCGCTCGCCGACGCCTTCAGGAGGAAATCCTAG
- a CDS encoding fructose-specific PTS transporter subunit EIIC → MRAILRQHKQYLLTGVSYVIPMIACGGILIATAIALLTMLHPMSMTPSGGPDFSASPALKVVLDIGDAAFKMALPVLAGFIAYGMAGRPGLVPGLIGGYLAGTTNAGFLGALLAGLLAGHVVNLLKKMPVHRFVRPIMPILIIPIVSGLAVGIVMIQVVGGPIAQFMAFLGAWLQSMGEGNAIVLATILGGMIAFDMGGPVNKAAFFFGAAMIKEGNYSVMGACAAAICTPPLGLALATLIGRRRWTEEQRESGLAALGMGMVGITEGAIPFAAGDPVRVIPSIMLGSMVAAVVAMLGGVGDHAPHGGPIVLPVVDHRLTYVLAIVLGTLVTAVTINLVKRLTEDPPAVEGAGR, encoded by the coding sequence ATGAGAGCCATCCTCCGGCAGCACAAGCAGTACTTGTTGACAGGCGTGTCCTACGTCATCCCGATGATCGCGTGCGGCGGCATCCTGATCGCCACCGCGATCGCGCTGCTGACCATGCTGCATCCGATGTCGATGACGCCGTCGGGCGGCCCGGACTTTTCGGCGTCGCCGGCCCTCAAGGTCGTGCTCGACATCGGAGATGCGGCCTTCAAGATGGCGCTGCCGGTCCTTGCTGGGTTCATCGCCTACGGAATGGCCGGCAGGCCCGGCCTCGTCCCCGGTCTGATTGGCGGCTATCTCGCGGGAACGACCAACGCCGGGTTCCTCGGCGCGCTGCTCGCCGGTCTGCTCGCCGGTCACGTCGTGAACCTGCTGAAGAAGATGCCGGTGCACAGGTTCGTGCGCCCGATCATGCCGATTCTCATCATCCCGATCGTGTCCGGCCTGGCCGTCGGCATCGTCATGATCCAGGTGGTCGGCGGGCCGATTGCGCAGTTCATGGCGTTCCTGGGCGCCTGGCTGCAGTCGATGGGTGAGGGGAACGCGATCGTGCTGGCGACGATCCTCGGCGGCATGATCGCGTTCGACATGGGCGGCCCGGTGAACAAGGCCGCGTTCTTCTTCGGTGCGGCGATGATCAAGGAAGGCAACTACTCGGTCATGGGGGCGTGCGCCGCGGCAATCTGCACCCCGCCGCTCGGGCTCGCGCTCGCGACGCTGATCGGACGGCGACGGTGGACCGAGGAGCAGCGGGAGTCCGGGCTGGCGGCGCTCGGCATGGGCATGGTAGGTATCACCGAGGGGGCGATCCCGTTCGCGGCAGGCGATCCGGTGCGCGTGATTCCGTCGATCATGCTCGGTTCGATGGTCGCCGCCGTCGTCGCGATGCTCGGAGGCGTCGGCGATCACGCGCCGCACGGCGGGCCCATCGTCCTGCCGGTCGTGGACCATCGTCTCACGTACGTGCTGGCCATCGTGCTCGGCACCCTGGTGACCGCGGTGACAATCAACCTCGTCAAGCGGCTGACCGAGGATCCGCCTGCCGTCGAAGGAGCTGGTCGATGA